From the genome of Aliarcobacter lanthieri:
TTCATAGTATAAAAGAATATTACAAAATTGATTTAGAAAATATTATTATCATTCATGATGATTTAGATTTGCCTTTTGGAACAGTAAAGTTTAAAATTGCTGGTGGACATGGTGGACATAATGGGCTTAAGTCACTTGATAGTCATATTGGAAAAGACTATATACGAATTAGAGTTGGAATTGGAAAACCACAAGATAAAGAAGATGTATCAAATTATGTTTTAAGTAATTTTTCTAAAGATGAATTAGAAGAACTTTATAGTAGAATTATTCCTCATATTATAAAATCAATTGATGCTTTAAAAGAGTTTGATATTGATGAAGTAAAATCTAAATATACATTGAAGTAAAATATGAGTACATTAACAAAATATATACTTACAAAATATATAAAAAACTTTCTTATTGTATTAATGTCATTGGAAGTATTTTTTGTCGGTATAGATTTCTTACAAAACTTTAAATCAATACCATCTTCTGCAAATTTACAACTTTTATATATTTTTTATAATGGTTTTTTTACACTTACTTTAGCTTTACCACTTTCGATTGTTTTTGCGTTAATAGTAACTTTAATAGTATTTATAAAAAATAATGAGTTTGTAGCATTTTATGCTTTAGGAGCAAAAAGAAAAGATATATTTGCTCCTATTGTACTTTTATCTTCATTTTTTATTATTATATTAATAGTTTTACAAATGACTCCATTGGCGTACTCTTATGAACAAAAAAGAAAGATTTTAGATAATGAATATTTTACTAGTACAAAAAGTGATATTTTTTTAAAATACAATGAGTATTTTGTTTATTTCCAGAAATTATTTCCTTTAGAAAAAAGAGCTGAAAATATACATATTTATAAAGTTGAAGATGAAGATATAG
Proteins encoded in this window:
- the pth gene encoding aminoacyl-tRNA hydrolase encodes the protein MYLIVGLGNIGEKYQLTRHNIGFLVIDEMTKNLNTSNINNPNFQSNLQKSAYNLFSKPITYMNNSGVAVHSIKEYYKIDLENIIIIHDDLDLPFGTVKFKIAGGHGGHNGLKSLDSHIGKDYIRIRVGIGKPQDKEDVSNYVLSNFSKDELEELYSRIIPHIIKSIDALKEFDIDEVKSKYTLK